In Castanea sativa cultivar Marrone di Chiusa Pesio chromosome 6, ASM4071231v1, a single window of DNA contains:
- the LOC142640180 gene encoding uncharacterized protein LOC142640180, translating to MCFANFKQLCKWILGNGKPLELFAIQVWSIWNQRNKMRLNQPCCLTKELQKMAEDSWTEISRHNLKLNRFSSRPTHQRMWTAPAPDSYKINYDGALSTTDNKSGIGIVVRDCHGEVIASLIQQLDQAYQPVEVESMAACKAVEFGSELGIQRAIIEGDSAVVVKSLTSKEYGLTPYNQLLNDVSLFSGFYLQLSYSHVKRDGNKVAHSLARLALTIQSSTVWMEDVPPCTLPFVQADLAAL from the coding sequence ATGTGTTTTGCAAACTTCAAACAGCTGTGCAAGTGGATACTTGGAAATGGGAAGCCGCTGGAATTGTTTGCTATTCAGGTGTGGAGCATATGgaatcaaagaaataaaatgagATTGAATCAACCTTGTTGTCTTACCAAAGAATTGCAAAAGATGGCAGAAGATAGTTGGACAGAAATTAGTAGACACAATCTCAAGCTGAACCGTTTCAGCTCAAGACCGACGCATCAGAGAATGTGGACAGCACCTGCACCTGACAGCTATAAGATCAACTACGATGGAGCACTTTCCACCACGGACAACAAATCTGGAATTGGCATAGTGGTTCGGGACTGTCATGGAGAGGTCATTGCATCACTCATTCAGCAGCTAGACCAAGCTTACCAACCTGTGGAAGTTGAATCAATGGCAGCTTGTAAGGCTGTGGAGTTTGGCAGCGAGTTGGGTATTCAAAGAGCCATTATTGAGGGTGACTCGGCAGTGGTAGTTAAGTCCCTAACAAGCAAGGAATATGGGTTAACTCCTTACAACCAGCTATTGAATGACGTGTCCCTATTTTCAGGTTTTTATCTTCAATTGTCATACTCTCATGTTAAGAGAGATGGAAATAAAGTTGCTCATAGTTTAGCTAGACTAGCTTTGACAATACAGAGTTCTACggtgtggatggaggatgttccaccTTGCACCTTACCTTTTGTTCAGGCTGATTTGGCCGCTCTTTag